The following are from one region of the Spodoptera frugiperda isolate SF20-4 chromosome 20, AGI-APGP_CSIRO_Sfru_2.0, whole genome shotgun sequence genome:
- the LOC118280597 gene encoding peroxidase skpo-1-like encodes MLVTGLFFLYFCANLSGAAVYDIFTGETLSDEQLSTYQDANLTEICTVNITSCDTEELRRVDGSCNNINRPAKGISLAPPIRIVLPVFDNGYKPRRAVSGNSLPVSRDIGQIILSGYKRNDCNFTQLMTSFGMFMFWDVGALNNSREF; translated from the exons ATGTTGGTGACGGGTCTCTTCTTTTTGTACTTCTGTGCTAATTTGAGTGGGGCGGCAGTGTATGACATCTTCACTGGAGAAACCCTCTCGGATGAACAGCTTTCCACTTATCAAGATGCTAATCTTACGGA AATATGCACAGTCAATATTACATCTTGCGATACAGAAGAGTTAAGGCGAGTCGATGGCTCgtgcaataatattaatagaccAGCGAAAGGAATTTCTTTGGCGCCACCCATAAGGATTGTGCTTCCAGTCTTCGATAATG gCTACAAACCAAGAAGAGCAGTATCAGGCAATAGTTTGCCAGTATCGAGGGATATTGGACAAATCATATTGTCTGGAtacaaacgcaatgactgcaaTTTCACTCAACTCATGACAAGTTTCGGAATGTTCATGTTTTGGGATGTCGGAGCTTTGAATAATTCACGTGagttctag